One window from the genome of Pedococcus badiiscoriae encodes:
- the uvrC gene encoding excinuclease ABC subunit UvrC codes for MADPSTYRPAPGEIPVDPGVYRFRDAARRVIYVGKAKSLRPRLSSYFQDIAALHPRTATMVTTAASVEWTVVSTEVEALQLEYSWIKEFDPRFNVKYRDDKSYPYLAVTLGEEFPRAQVMRGAKRKGTRYFGPYAHAWAIRETLDLLLRVFPVRTCSSGVFKRAGQVGRPCLLGYIDKCSAPCVGRVSAQEHRAIAEDFCDFMAGNTTRFVKRLERDMAAASKSLEFEQAARMRDDLVALGKALEKSAIVLGDGTDADVFALEHDGLEVAVQVFHVRGGRVRGQRGWVAEMDDETVPEIVGHLLQQVYGGESGDSVPREVLVPVLPEDPEAVSTWLGSLRGSGVDLRVPQRGDKRTLLETVHRNAMQSLARHKLARAGDLTARSQALQELQSTLDLADAPLRVECYDISHIQGSQVVGSMVVFEDGLARKSEYRRFVIRGEQVDDTAAMNEVLTRRFQRYLEERDQATDVELGLDPETGPDRIDPDTGRPKKFAYPPQLVVVDGGLPQVNAAQAALTALGIDDVAVVGLAKRLEEVWVPGQDHPVILPRTSEGLYLLQRVRDEAHRFAITFHRQRRSKAMTTSVLDGVPGLGETRRKALLRHFGSVKRIRAATAEELQEVSGIGPALAATIAAELATADTAAPAVNLMTGEVLDGD; via the coding sequence GTGGCTGACCCGTCGACCTACCGTCCGGCGCCGGGGGAGATCCCCGTCGACCCGGGCGTGTACCGGTTCCGGGACGCCGCCCGGCGCGTGATCTACGTCGGCAAGGCCAAGTCCTTGCGGCCGCGCCTGTCCTCGTACTTCCAGGACATTGCCGCGCTGCACCCGCGCACCGCCACGATGGTCACGACCGCTGCGAGCGTCGAGTGGACGGTGGTCTCGACGGAGGTCGAGGCGCTGCAGCTGGAGTACTCCTGGATCAAGGAGTTCGACCCGCGGTTCAACGTCAAGTACCGCGACGACAAGTCCTACCCCTACCTCGCGGTGACCCTCGGGGAGGAGTTCCCGCGGGCGCAGGTGATGCGCGGGGCCAAGCGCAAGGGCACCCGCTACTTCGGGCCCTACGCCCACGCCTGGGCCATCCGCGAGACGCTGGACCTGCTGCTGCGGGTCTTCCCGGTGCGCACCTGTTCCTCGGGGGTGTTCAAGCGGGCCGGCCAGGTGGGCCGTCCGTGCCTGCTGGGGTACATCGACAAGTGCTCGGCGCCGTGTGTGGGCAGGGTGAGTGCGCAGGAGCACCGCGCCATCGCGGAGGACTTCTGCGACTTCATGGCCGGCAACACGACGCGGTTCGTCAAGCGGCTCGAGCGCGACATGGCGGCGGCGTCGAAGTCCCTGGAGTTCGAGCAGGCGGCCCGCATGCGCGACGACCTGGTGGCGCTGGGCAAGGCACTGGAGAAGTCCGCCATCGTCCTGGGCGACGGCACCGACGCCGACGTCTTCGCGCTCGAGCACGACGGGCTCGAGGTCGCCGTCCAGGTGTTCCACGTCCGTGGCGGGCGGGTGCGCGGGCAGCGTGGCTGGGTCGCCGAGATGGACGACGAGACCGTCCCCGAGATCGTCGGCCACCTCCTCCAGCAGGTCTACGGAGGCGAGTCGGGGGACAGCGTGCCCCGTGAGGTGCTGGTGCCGGTGCTGCCGGAGGACCCGGAGGCCGTCTCGACCTGGCTGGGGTCACTGCGCGGCTCGGGGGTGGACCTGCGGGTGCCGCAACGCGGCGACAAGCGCACCCTGCTCGAGACGGTGCACCGCAACGCCATGCAGTCGCTGGCCAGGCACAAGCTCGCCCGCGCAGGAGACCTCACGGCGCGCAGCCAGGCCCTGCAGGAGCTGCAGTCGACCCTCGACCTGGCCGATGCGCCGCTGCGCGTCGAGTGCTACGACATCAGCCACATCCAGGGCTCCCAGGTCGTCGGGTCGATGGTCGTCTTCGAGGACGGGCTCGCCCGCAAGTCCGAGTACCGCCGGTTCGTGATCCGTGGCGAGCAGGTGGACGACACGGCGGCGATGAACGAGGTGCTCACCCGGCGGTTCCAGCGCTACCTCGAGGAGCGCGACCAGGCCACCGATGTCGAGCTCGGCCTGGATCCCGAGACCGGTCCCGACCGGATCGACCCCGACACCGGCAGGCCCAAGAAGTTCGCCTACCCGCCGCAGCTCGTGGTGGTCGACGGTGGCCTGCCGCAGGTCAACGCCGCGCAGGCCGCCCTGACCGCGCTGGGCATCGACGACGTCGCCGTCGTCGGGCTCGCCAAGCGGCTCGAGGAGGTCTGGGTGCCCGGCCAGGACCACCCGGTGATCCTGCCGCGGACCAGCGAGGGCCTCTACCTCCTGCAGCGGGTCCGCGACGAGGCGCACCGCTTTGCGATCACCTTCCACCGGCAGCGCCGGTCCAAGGCGATGACCACCAGCGTCCTCGACGGCGTCCCCGGTCTGGGGGAGACGCGGCGCAAGGCCCTGCTGCGACATTTCGGCTCGGTCAAGAGGATCCGCGCCGCCACTGCGGAGGAGCTGCAGGAGGTTTCCGGCATCGGACCTGCGCTGGCGGCCACGATTGCGGCAGAGTTGGCCACTGCAGACACCGCCGCACCCGCCGTCAACCTGATGACCGGAGAGGTCCTCGACGGTGACTGA